From Lolium perenne isolate Kyuss_39 chromosome 5, Kyuss_2.0, whole genome shotgun sequence, a single genomic window includes:
- the LOC127299164 gene encoding uncharacterized protein, with protein sequence MGESSSEEAGAGGADKMGRDNGISRAVADDDTALLLSAVESFRNEALGRLRKGSEASRILDQEMSTRLLHLACRHDAVECVRLLLDGGHGITAALVDARDQLMRTPLHIAAETHSARCIQLLLSRNARTDLRVVDGRPLIALEVALMSRRVQVDWSLDNSLEDLLASLQQKDLKAVRLLAEKTREVGEVAYRYAMEGRVAALAMLLLVAENKISATVSVVIEGVRTKRSIYNSVVDEVLSIGDASARDGNERRKALLCEIQLLNQFGASSWRDLNIDRRTLPPLLRAAKVGDMSVTKMLLMGDVDVNETDPEGNTALHWCISSSSSTQEPRIVWLLLKSGARVFQGNKLGLTPVHSAAAKGNYKALQSLLLHAQDCVDIPSKTKETPLFLAVKNGSLSCVQLLLRSGANPKAQNLRKQRPIDVATSQDMRFVLNSANVAPLNNGSLEKNRTMKKERRKELLDDDFNYYENDDSYESYTTTKASGHRDFRTSKSKSQSATKQGPKLSRHNDHWEKHDYTRKIFVGGLPPSVDNAYLSKFFAAEFGPVEEAIVILLKMDNQIQSRGFGFVKFQREKDMMRAKEAHHVYMLGRRVEIKDAVARPFLPELQRGTSLRHSVRESPRGTYSEMEDELADEQYYIGKRRPLPEKCLPSWFFIFRKWLPGFLVEAAERYGERYPLCSVKTDFRSICRMELDHAALGYPKLSDFMRSLPGICRMRVAPVGKGPATHMVLLPPVSRPKYVPLLEPYSFDHDELPESVSDHQSPRSPLSPNITDDSHNTDGQHGDVSSESNVQSQHDDEYSRSNAESPRDSDSTSNGSLLDEITVSTTKLNLIKLPTRKPDLIVCGPVPQRNEQEPSRKHDFVESGPLPGKAETGASRKPDLAESAPIRKLDLVEPGTPTKLDLVEPVAARKLDFVESRPRNPDLLETGLARKLELIESRPTTCFVDHPVERAAVTPSSHKTEMKFSFFQSQWDMYLTPHPKSDYCIICRSCEAAMELVPCLHKICVACMMRCNVRACMTCGTAVSGVKSSPTLDTKCRQGVTERASDQKCQLMVVCSGADAIVKCSPCMHTIACRGCLLASVTLLKNCTVCDGMIEHFKFG encoded by the exons ATGGGAGAG AGTTCAAGTGAGGAAGCCGGCGCGGGCGGTGCGGACAAGATGGGGCGAGACAACGGCATCTCCCGCGCCGTGGCCGACGACGACACCGCTCTGCTCCTCTCGGCTGTCGAGAGCTTCAGGAACGAGGCGCTGGGGCGGCTCCGCAAGGGCTCTGAAGCCTCGAGGATCCTTGACCAGGAGATGTCCACCAGGCTCCTCCACCTCGCCTGCAGGCACGATGCGGTGGAGTGCGTGAGGCTCCTCCTCGATGGAGGCCACGGGATCACCGCGGCCCTTGTCGACGCGAGGGACCAGCTGATGCGGACGCCGCTGCACATCGCCGCCGAGACGCACTCGGCGAGGTGCATTCAGCTGCTCCTCTCCAGGAATGCCAGGACCGACTTGAGGGTGGTCGATGGCAGGCCCCTTATCGCGCTCGAGGTCGCCCTGATGAGCAGAAG GGTGCAAGTTGATTGGTCACTGGACAACTCACTCGAGGACCTCCTGGCTTCTCTGCAACAAAAG GACCTAAAGGCAGTGAGGCTTCTGGCAGAGAAAACCAGAGAGGTTGGGGAGGTAGCTTACAGATACGCCATGGAGGGGCGTGTCGCTGCACTGGCCATGCTGCTTCTGGTAGCTGAAAACAAGATATCGGCCACGGTGAGCGTGGTGATAGAAGGAGTCAGGACAAAGAGGTCAATTTACAACTCTGTCGTGGACGAGGTTCTGTCAATTGGAGATGCTTCAGCTAGAGATGGTAATGAAAGGAGGAAAGCATTACTCTGTGAGATTCAGCTACTTAACCAATTCGGGGCCTCGTCATGGAGGGACCTAAACATTGACAGGAGAACCTTGCCCCCTCTACTTAGGGCTGCCAAG GTTGGAGATATGAGTGTCACAAAGATGCTTCTTATGGGGGATGTTGATGTCAATGAAACCGACCCGGAAGGAAACACAGCACTTCACTGGTGCATTAGTAGTAGCTCAAGCACACAGGAGCCAAG GATTGTGTGGCTCCTGCTGAAGAGTGGTGCCAGAGTTTTCCAGGGTAACAAACTGGGTCTCACACCAGTGCACAGCGCTGCAGCAAAGGGAAATTACAAGGCTCTTCAG TCACTTCTGCTTCATGCACAAGATTGCGTTGATATACCTTCCAAGACCAAGGAAACCCCATTATTCCTTGCAGTGAAGAATGGTTCTTTGAGCTGTGTGCAGCTTCTTCTGCGGTCTGGGGCTAACCCCAAAGCCCAGAACCTACG AAAACAAAGACCAATAGACGTTGCGACATCCCAGGACATGCGTTTTGTTCTCAACTCTGCAAATGTGGCACCAT TGAACAATGGCTCACTGGAAAAGAACCGCACGATGAAAAAGGAAAGGCGCAAAGAGCTACTGGATGATGATTTCAATTATTATGAAAACGATGATTCTTATGAAAG CTATACCACTACAAAGGCATCTGGTCACCGGGACTTCCGGACCAGCAAAAGTAAGAGCCAGAGTGCTACAAAACAAGGTCCTAAATTATCTCGG CATAATGATCATTGGGAGAAGCATGACTACACTCGCAAAATCTTTGTTGGGGGCCTCCCACCTTCTGTAGATAATG CATACCTTAGCAAATTCTTCGCCGCTGAATTTGGACCTGTGGAGGAAGCAATCGTCATTTTGCTGAAGATGGATAACCAGATACAGTCCCGGGGCTTTGGCTTTGTAAAATTCCAGAGAGAGAAGGATATGATGAGAGCAAAGGAAGCTCATCACGTCTATATGCTTGGGAGGAGGGTGGAGATAAAGGATGCTGTTGCTAGACCATTCTTGCCTGAACTCCAAAGAGGGACTTCTTTAAGGCACAGTGTCCGTGAGTCCCCAAGAGGAACTTATAGTGAGATGGAGGATGAACTAGCAGATGAGCAATATTACATTGGTAAGAGGCGGCCACTGCCAGAGAAGTGCCTCCCATCTTGGTTCTTCATATTCAGGAAGTGGTTGCCCGGATTTCTTGTGGAAGCAGCTGAACGGTATGGAGAGAGGTACCCATTATGCTCTGTGAAGACTGATTTCAGATCAATTTGCAGAATGGAGCTTGATCATGCAGCACTTGGTTATCCTAAGCTAAGTGATTTCATGCGCTCCCTCCCTGGCATCTGCAGGATGCGTGTAGCCCCTGTAGGAAAAGGCCCTGCAACACACATGGTCCTTCTGCCACCGGTCTCACGACCAAAGTATGTACCCTTGCTAGAGCCGTACTCCTTTGATCACGACGAGCTCCCAGAATCAGTGTCAGATCATCAGTCTCCAAGATCACCACTTTCTCCCAATATCACTGATGACTCTCATAATACTGACGGCCAGCATGGTGATGTGTCCAGTGAGAGTAATGTTCAGAGCCAGCatgatgatgagtacagcagaagCAATGCTGAAAGCCCGCGGGATAGTGATTCCACCTCCAATGGTAGCTTACTTGATGAGATTACTGTCAGTACAACAAAGCTTAATTTGATCAAGCTACCTACAAGAAAGCCTGATTTGATTGTTTGTGGACCTGTTCCTCAAAGAAATGAACAAGAACCATCAAGGAAGCATGATTTTGTTGAGTCTGGACCTCTTCCTGGAAAAGCTGAAACAGGGGCATCAAGGAAGCCTGATTTAGCTGAGTCTGCACCAATAAGGAAGCTTGATTTGGTTGAGCCTGGAACTCCTACGAAGCTTGATTTGGTTGAGCCTGTAGCTGCAAGGAAGCTTGACTTTGTTGAGTCCAGACCTAGGAATCCTGATTTGCTTGAGACTGGACTTGCAAGGAAGCTTGAGTTGATTGAATCCAGACCTACAACATGCTTTGTTGATCATCCAGTTGAAAGGGCAGCAGTAACTCCAAGCAGCCACAAGACTGAAATGAAATTCTCATTCTTCCAATCCCAGTGGGACATGTACCTA ACTCCACATCCCAAGAGTGATTACTGCATCATATGTCGCTCCTGTGAAGCCGCAATGGAGCTTGTCCCATGCCTTCATAAGATATGTGTTGCATGCATGATGAGGTGCAATGTCAGGGCATGCATGACCTGCGGCACTGCTGTAAGTGGAGTCAAGTCTTCCCCGACGCTGGACACAAAATGCCGACAG GGAGTTACGGAGCGCGCCTCGGATCAAAAGTGCCAGTTGATGGTTGTGTGCAGTGGAGCCGATGCAATTGTGAAATGCTCTCCCTGTATGCACACCATCgcttgccgaggctgcctccttgCTTCAGTGACACTGCTCAAGAACTGCACAGTCTGCGACGGCATGATTGAGCACTTCAAGTTTGGTTGA